A genomic window from Klebsiella quasipneumoniae subsp. quasipneumoniae includes:
- the metR gene encoding HTH-type transcriptional regulator MetR produces MIEIKHLKTLQALRNSGSLAGAAAALHQTQSALSHQFSDLEQRLGFRLFVRKSQPLRFTPQGEILLQLANQVLPQIARALQDCNEPQQTRLRLAIECHSCIQWLTPALENFRARWPHVEVDFHSGVTFDPQPALQQGELDLVMTSDILPRSGLHYSPMFDYEVRLVLAPEHPLAMKTLITPEDLATETLLIYPVQRGRLDIWRHFLQPAGISPQLKSVDNTLLLIQMVAARMGIAALPHWVVESFERQGLVVTKTLGEGLWSRLYAAVRDGEQRQPVTEAFIRSARNHACDHLPFVRSAERPSVDGPTARPGSPTLR; encoded by the coding sequence ATGATCGAAATTAAACATCTGAAAACGCTGCAAGCGTTGCGGAACAGCGGTTCACTGGCGGGCGCAGCGGCTGCCCTGCATCAGACCCAGTCCGCCTTGTCTCACCAGTTCAGCGATCTGGAACAGCGCCTCGGCTTTCGTCTCTTTGTGCGTAAGAGCCAGCCGCTGCGTTTTACTCCTCAAGGGGAGATCCTCTTACAGCTGGCCAACCAGGTGCTGCCGCAGATCGCTCGCGCCCTGCAGGACTGTAACGAACCACAACAGACCCGGCTGCGGCTGGCTATCGAATGCCACAGCTGTATTCAGTGGCTCACGCCGGCGCTGGAGAATTTCCGCGCCCGCTGGCCGCACGTGGAAGTCGACTTCCATTCCGGCGTCACCTTCGATCCGCAGCCTGCGCTGCAGCAGGGCGAACTGGATCTGGTCATGACCTCAGATATCCTGCCGCGCAGCGGTCTGCACTACTCGCCAATGTTTGATTATGAGGTGCGCCTGGTGCTGGCGCCTGAGCACCCGTTAGCCATGAAGACGCTGATTACGCCGGAGGATCTGGCCACGGAAACGCTGCTGATTTATCCCGTGCAGCGCGGACGCCTCGACATCTGGCGTCATTTCCTGCAGCCGGCCGGCATCAGTCCCCAGCTGAAAAGCGTCGATAACACGCTGTTGCTGATCCAGATGGTGGCAGCCCGGATGGGTATCGCCGCGCTGCCGCACTGGGTGGTGGAAAGTTTTGAACGCCAGGGTCTGGTGGTGACCAAAACCCTGGGCGAGGGATTATGGAGCCGTCTGTACGCGGCCGTTCGCGATGGCGAACAGCGTCAACCGGTCACCGAAGCGTTTATTCGCTCCGCGCGGAACCACGCGTGCGATCATCTGCCGTTTGTCCGGAGTGCGGAGCGACCCAGCGTCGATGGACCCACAGCGAGGCCAGGATCACCAACGCTCCGCTAA
- a CDS encoding carboxylate/amino acid/amine transporter translates to MALLIITTILWAFSFSLIGEYLAGSVDSYFSVLMRVGLAALVFLPFLRTRGQSPRTIVLYMLVGAMQLGIMYLLAFRAYLYLTVSEFLLFTVFTPLYITLIYDLLSGRKLRWGYLLSAALAVLGAAIIRYDKVSDHFWTGLLLVQLSNLCFAIGMVGYKRLMEVRPMPQHNAFAWFYVGAFIVAVAAWFMLGNPQKLPTTRLQWSVLVWLGVVASGLGYFMWNYGATQVDAGTLGIMNNVHVPAGLLVNLAIWQEQPHWPSFISGALVILASLWVHRRWVAPHSGQTADDRTRGSARSE, encoded by the coding sequence GTGGCGCTGTTAATTATCACCACTATCCTGTGGGCCTTTTCTTTCAGCCTGATTGGCGAGTACCTGGCCGGTAGCGTCGACAGCTATTTTTCGGTGCTGATGCGCGTGGGCCTGGCGGCGCTAGTGTTCCTGCCTTTCCTGCGGACGCGCGGCCAGTCTCCGCGCACGATCGTGCTCTATATGCTGGTGGGCGCGATGCAGCTTGGCATCATGTACCTGCTGGCCTTTCGCGCCTATCTCTATCTGACGGTCTCGGAATTCCTGCTGTTTACCGTGTTTACCCCGTTGTATATCACGCTGATCTACGATTTGCTCAGCGGACGTAAACTACGCTGGGGCTATCTGCTGAGCGCCGCGCTGGCGGTGCTGGGGGCGGCGATTATCCGTTACGACAAAGTCAGCGATCATTTCTGGACCGGGCTGTTACTGGTGCAGTTGTCAAACCTCTGCTTCGCCATCGGGATGGTGGGTTACAAGCGCCTGATGGAGGTGCGACCGATGCCGCAGCACAATGCCTTTGCCTGGTTCTATGTCGGGGCCTTTATCGTGGCGGTGGCGGCATGGTTTATGCTGGGCAACCCACAGAAGCTGCCGACCACCAGGCTGCAGTGGAGCGTGCTGGTGTGGCTTGGCGTCGTGGCTTCCGGGCTGGGCTACTTCATGTGGAACTATGGCGCCACTCAGGTGGACGCTGGCACGCTGGGGATCATGAATAACGTCCATGTCCCCGCCGGGCTGTTGGTTAACCTTGCCATCTGGCAGGAGCAGCCGCACTGGCCGAGCTTTATTAGCGGAGCGTTGGTGATCCTGGCCTCGCTGTGGGTCCATCGACGCTGGGTCGCTCCGCACTCCGGACAAACGGCAGATGATCGCACGCGTGGTTCCGCGCGGAGCGAATAA